One segment of Amycolatopsis alba DSM 44262 DNA contains the following:
- a CDS encoding CAP domain-containing protein gives MIASASYLMVTDRFQGTALSNLSLSVPDTKGRPGDALAKPPAYFGQTSAAAPDGPAPGSSAPTSSSAAPTSSSAPPSSSSAPAEPPKPSEAPKPTPSKAQDPPRSQDSSLAGQVIDLVNAERADAGCSPVSNESHLAAAAQGHSDDMSARNYFSHTTPEGTTFDQRIRAAGYDKPGAENIAKGQSNAAKVMDAWMNSEGHRANILNCKLKKIGVGVNTKGMYWTQNFGY, from the coding sequence GTGATCGCGAGTGCGAGCTACCTGATGGTGACCGACCGGTTCCAGGGCACCGCGTTGAGCAACTTGTCGCTGAGCGTTCCCGACACCAAGGGCAGACCCGGCGACGCCCTCGCGAAGCCTCCCGCCTACTTCGGCCAGACGTCCGCCGCGGCCCCGGACGGCCCCGCACCCGGCTCGTCCGCTCCGACCTCGTCTTCGGCTGCTCCCACGTCTTCCTCCGCGCCACCCAGCTCGTCCTCCGCCCCGGCCGAGCCGCCCAAGCCTTCCGAGGCCCCCAAGCCCACCCCGAGCAAGGCCCAGGATCCGCCTCGCTCGCAGGACAGTTCGCTCGCCGGTCAGGTCATCGACCTCGTCAACGCCGAGCGTGCCGACGCGGGCTGCTCGCCGGTGAGCAACGAGTCGCACCTCGCCGCCGCGGCGCAGGGCCACAGTGACGACATGTCGGCCCGGAACTACTTCTCGCACACCACGCCGGAAGGCACCACGTTCGACCAGCGCATCCGCGCCGCAGGCTACGACAAGCCCGGCGCCGAGAACATCGCCAAGGGCCAGTCGAACGCCGCCAAGGTGATGGACGCCTGGATGAACTCCGAAGGTCACCGCGCGAACATCCTCAACTGCAAGCTGAAGAAGATCGGTGTCGGCGTCAACACCAAGGGC
- a CDS encoding MarR family winged helix-turn-helix transcriptional regulator, producing the protein MSSERAELVERILGGSRALSTETVMFHSAIAEQGGLSAVESKVADYLARFGPQTPKALSQLSGLAPASITALIDRLVGKGIVARKPHPEDRRKVLIEIDGAMVAAAAPMWDHLVKRVREACEGYTDSELETVLRFLADATAITHESTSLITQRQSTHRNR; encoded by the coding sequence GTGTCAAGCGAGCGGGCGGAACTGGTCGAGCGCATCCTCGGTGGATCGCGGGCGCTGTCGACGGAGACGGTCATGTTCCACTCGGCGATCGCCGAGCAGGGCGGCCTCTCGGCTGTCGAGAGCAAGGTGGCGGACTACCTCGCCCGCTTCGGTCCTCAGACGCCGAAGGCGCTCTCGCAGCTCTCAGGGCTCGCGCCGGCGTCGATCACCGCGCTCATCGACAGGCTTGTGGGCAAGGGGATCGTCGCGCGGAAACCGCATCCCGAGGACAGGCGGAAGGTGCTCATCGAGATCGACGGAGCGATGGTGGCCGCCGCCGCGCCGATGTGGGATCACCTGGTGAAGCGGGTCCGAGAGGCCTGCGAGGGGTACACGGACAGTGAGCTTGAGACCGTTCTCCGGTTCCTGGCCGACGCGACCGCGATCACCCATGAGTCAACGAGTTTGATCACTCAAAGACAGAGCACCCACCGCAACCGCTGA